The following nucleotide sequence is from Paenibacillus odorifer.
GGTGTTTCAGTCGCTGCTCATTTTGCCTTCAGCCGTACCCATTGGGTTTCCGCTGCTTAAAGTAATGCTCTCCGCCAAAGTGGAATCGGATTTCAGCGTATATTGGATAATGTCACCAGCTTTCAGGTCAGCTAAGCTGATCGTGTTCTCCTGACGCGTGCCATTGTCGGAGGTCACCGTTACAATTTTGGTATCAGCATCAATTGTAATATCTGTGGTTTCCTCGGAGAAGGTTTGCTGCATCCCACCACCCTGTGGTCCACCATCTTGTCCACCGCCGTCAGGGCCACCTCCTTCCGGCATCCCCCCCTCTGGAGGTGTACCGTTTTCTGACCCTTGATCACCTTCGGGTCTTTCCTGTGGAGTACCGGCCTGACCATTTTGCTTATCGGCTCCAGCCGTATCTCCAGTGCCTTGTACGGGCGGGGAAGGCATTTCTGACGTATAGATTGTAATCGTGTTGTCGCTAATACTCTTAATCTTGCCGAAATTCATAGACATGTCAGGTCTGCCGTTTTGTTGATTGTCGTTTCCTTGAGATTGCTGTGCCTCAGTGTTATCTGCGGGTGCCGTGTTCGCTTGGTTATTAGCGACTGCTGTTCCTTCGGCCTCCGAGTTCGTGCTGCAGCCAGCCAATAGTAGAGAAGCGAGTAGACTTCCTGAGATCATAATCGGTATTAATTTCTTCATTTATTTTCTCTCCTTAATAGTTTTAGATTGATTAGGAGAAATATATCAGACGGTTCTGAAAGGTTGCTTAAGATCAGCTGAAAGTTTGCCTAAAGAAATAGATCAAGGAAATGCTATATAATAATGATATAAGTGGGGTAAAACTCTACAAAGGTAAGTCATGGTAAGACATAACCAACGTTCAGGAAAGAGGCAGTGCATGAAGAATTTACTCGTAACAGGCTACCGTGCGCATGAGCTCGGTATTTTTGACAATAAACATCCGGGAATTCCTTATATCAAAAAGGCGCTGTCTAACAGATTAAAACCGCTAATTGAAGAAGGCGTCGAATGGATTATTACCCCCGGCCAGTATGGTGTCGATCTTTGGGCTTGTGAGGTGGTAAGTGAACTCAAGACTCAATATCCTGAATTGAAATTGGGGATCATTACGGCGCATACTGGACAGGAAGAGAAGTGGAAGGAAGAGAAGCAGGAGGAATACCGACGTATTATTGCGGGTGCGGACTTTTGCAGGGCGGTCAGTAATGCCCCTTATGACGGCAGCTGGCAGTTCAGGGCCAGAGATGACTTGTTGTTCCGCAAAAGTGACGGAATATTGCTCTTTTATGATGAGGATGCGGCGGAAGGCAGCCCGAAGTTTTTTAAAGAACGAGCGCTGAAGCTGCATGCAGAGGGAGACTACGAGCTGTTTCTTATTCATTCTGATGAGATTCAAAATATTGCCGATGAAGAAAATCAGCGAGATTATGAATAAAGCTACGAACGAAGACATCGCGAAATAAAAAAGCCCGAATCGGCATTGGGAAATCACCGTTACGGGCTTTAGTTTCTATTTGAACGAGAGGTGGAGAATAGGATGAGTGAGGTCAATCAAGCAGATATTTGTTATGTTATTTTGCTTAGCCCGACGAATCAAGACCGTAGAGACATGGAGATTATTCGTGGTCATGTTAAACATTTACAAGAGCTGGACCGCAAAGGACAATTAGTGCTGTGTGGTCCATTTAGTGATTGTCCTGGCGGCATGGTTATTGTAAAAGCGAACTCACGCGAAGAAGCCGTTCTCCTTGCCGAAAAAGATCCTTACGTGCTGTCTGGCATTCGTAGCTATGAAGTGCGTACATGGAGTCTGTCCCATGAGGGAAACAGGCATTTAGGTATTGTTCCACTCCAGGAATAGGTTTAATCAAATGAAGCTTTTTAGCGAAGGTGCTTTTCGCACCTTGTAATGCTGCTCATAAGCATAGGCTAGCTTGATAAGCGTGGGCTCCTGATAAGCTTTTGCTGAGAAGGTTACACCAAAGGGAGCACCGGCCGACGTGTACCCAGAAGGAACGACGAGGGACGGATATCCTGCTCTGGAAGTAATTCTGGCGCCAAAATCGGCAGGGAACAGCAGGGCATCCAGATTGTATTCTTTCATAGTGGCATCGATGCCTTCTTCCTTGCACAGCTTCAGGTCAGTCGCACGATGGCGTAAATATTGAGCTTCGCTTTGTGTGCCGGAGGAGGTATATTCCGCATCTATTAACGTAGCTTGACTAAATCTCAAAGTCTCCACAGGGTGTGCATGATTAAAATCAATAATATCCTTCAAGGTTCGCATAGGTGCTCCGGGGCTCAAATGAGATAAATAAGCATTCAGTGCTGTTTTGAATTCGTTTAATACCACCGAAGAGTAACTAATTTCGCGGGCGGTTTTAATATCCGCGGGATCAATGATGGTTGCTCCAAGCTCTCTCATCCTGTTGACGGAAGCGTTGAACAAGGCAAGCTGCTCATCTGTTAGCTCCTCAAAATAATAATCACGTGGTATCCCAATTCTAGCTCCCTGCAAACCATTCGGATCAAGGAATACAGTATAATCCCCGTGGACTTTACCTGTATTTGTTCCCATCGCTGCATCGTGCTGATCATTGCCCAGCATGGCGTTTAGTAGCAACACGGCATCTTGAACGGTTCTAGCCATAGGCCCTGCGGTGTCTTGTGTATTGGAGAGCGGCAGGATTCCTGAACGGCTGAGCAGCCCCACGGTTGGCTTAATGCCGATGATGGAGCCCAAATTACCGGGATTAAGAATCGATCCTGAAGTTTCTGTGCCAACAGAGACCGTACAGAAATTACAAGCGACAGCTACTGCTGAACCAGCACTAGAGCCGCCGGTTGGCGTAGAAATATTGTAGGGGTTAAGGACTTGCCCGCCGCGGGAGCTGTAGCCAGAGGGCATGCCGTTCGTCATAAAATTGGCGAATTCGGTCATATTAGCTTTACCCATAATAATGGCTCCGGCTTCACGCAGTTTGGTAACTATAAACGCATCTTCCCCGGCAAAAGAATTCGCCAAAGCCAGCGAACCCGCACTTGTATGCATTTTGTCCCCAGTATTGATGTTATCTTTCAACAACACAGGTATCCCGTGCAGCGGGCCGCGAGGGCCATTAATTGCCCGTTCCACATCCAGAGATTCTGCGATAAACAACGCATCAGGATTAATCTCCAGTACAGAGTTAATCGTCAGGCCGTTTTTGTCGTGATCAGCAATACGTTCATAATACATGAGAACTAGTTGTTTTGACGTAATTTCTCCGGCTTCTAATGCAGCTTGGATGTCCGGTATGGTGGCCTCTACGATTTCAAAACTCATATGCGTTCACGCTTCTTTCCCTCTAGGATATGGCTTCTCCTTCATCTAACCATAATTTGGGTGTTGTTGGTAGTTTTCTTTTTAGACTTACATTTTGATTGGCCATTTGATATATTCAGGTGTGCATTGTAATTTTTTTATTTTTCTAGATTAGGAGCTAAATTAAGAACATGAAAAACCACAACTTTGCTTCAAAAATTATCACTTTTTTTGTGGTGATGATAAGTTTTGCTGTTTTATTTTCAAGTCAAGCCTTTGCGGACGACAGTGATCTCAAATGTTATTTGGACGGTAAGCAATTACATTTTAATGTAAGTCCTATCCTGAAAGATGGAGTTACATATGTACCCATGCGGTCGATATTTGAAGCTTTAGGCGCAACTATAAAATGGGATAATCATGCGAAGTCGGTCTCAGCGGTTAAAGGGGATATTAACATTTTTTATCTGGTCAAAGAAGGAAGAGTAATTGTAAACGCCAAAGAGAATGAGCATGTCTTAAAGGGTATCAATTTTCAAAATAATACACTCGTCCCTCTAAGATTTATTAGCGAAGTGTTGGGTAGTAGTGTCACTTGGGATGAAGGTGCAAAATCTATTTACATAACCTCACCAGTTGCCGAGGAGAAGCTTATTGCTCCGGTTAACAGAACAATTTCAGTAGGAAGTCAAGAGCAATCAAAATCGTTATCAGATGAGAGAAACAGGTTTGTTATAAACGTAAAGCACTACGGTATTAAAAATAATCAGTTGTATAGCTTGCTCGAATTTTCTAACATGGATAATAAAGACATCTCAATAAATTTTAAGCCCGGTGATCAAAAAATCATAAAGACGTTCTCAAAGGAAAAGGATCCCATGCCGACTCTGAAAATTGAAAATTGTACGGAAGTAACCCATAAAGTAGTTATCGATAATATGGGCGGGAATATATATAAAATCCCGGAATTTTCAGTTAATCAGGCGTGTGTCAGTTCCAACCAATCCCAACAAGATGCGCTTGATGTATGGCGGAACAACAATTCCGGCCTCTCGGAATTAGGCAGTAACCTCGTGTCTGTCCGTAAATATATTCAAGATCAGACGGGTGGGCTGCAAAACTTTGTGATCCCAGCCAATAAAGCTGAACAGCTGATCTTGGTCGCCCCAGTTGGAGGGAAGGATAGGTTGGTTGTGGAGGGCAGTTATTTTGTAGGAGGTCTATCAAATAAGACTATAGAATTCCAACTAGATTATGAAGTGGTTTCCGAGCTCGATTTGGGTATTTATAGTTACATATATACGGAACCTGTATATTAAGGATCGTTTTATTAGAAAAGAGGTGTCCGAACGGCCAAAATAAATGGCTGCTCAGACACCTCTTTTATTGTTAGTGTGTAGATTAAAGTCTGACAATTACTCCTGTGCTGCTGTAAACCCCTCTTCCGCTAAATATTCTTTAGCTTCCTCAAGCGTTTCAAACGCCATCTCCAGATTGAGGTCGGCATAGACATACCATAAATCATCCTCAAGCTTTAGGGTTAGGGTATGGCCCTCATCATTAGTCCAGAGTGTATCGGCAGTTGCCGCAGCCTTTTTCTTTCTTTTGCTGGCTACAGGAGCATCAGGAATGTAAATAGACAGTGAGGTGATGGAGGCATCCAGCAAACTCCGCAGCTCGGATTCCGAGTAGTCGCGAATATTCACGAAGCCCTTATCGTCTGTCTCGTAGCCCCGCAGTAAGCCTGCGAACACATAGCCATTACCATTTGGATGCAGGTGAAAAGCAACGGTTTTCTTATCATGCTGGCTTTCCTCGTAGTGATAGTTCACGCGCCCAAGGGATACATTTTTGCGTTCCAGCTGGGGGTAAGAGTCGAGAATCGCTAATTTTTGTTCAAAAGTAAGCATATACAGCCTCCGGTTTTCGGTGTGATTGTGCACATGATTATACCATGTCGATGGATCGTAGACTATTTTTTTAGTCATCAAGCGGCAGAGACAGCACGAAGGTGCAGCCTTTGTCTGAGTGCTCCTCAAGCACGAGGCTTCCGTTCATAGATTCGGCCAACAGACGGCTGAAGGTTAGGCCGAGTCCTAAACCACGCAGTGTACTCTGCTTGTCGCTGCCCCGGAAGAAGGCTTCGAAGACATGCTCACTATGATTGGATGAGATGCCAAGCCCATTATCTTGAACACGGATTTCGGCAAAGCCATGACCTTGCTGCTCCAGCAGTTCTATCGTAAGCTGCACCCTTCGATCAGGAGCTTTGGCTTGTACGCTGTTATTAAGTAGATTGACGATAATCTGCTGGATACGAAGGGAGTCCCCACGCAAAAACAAGGGATTGATCGGCATATGGAGCACGGGTTCAGCAACTTCTTCCGCCTGTGTCAGCTTCCATTGATATACGATTTCGGATATCAGGGGTACGGCATCCAGTCGGTCGTGACGAACGGAAACCATTCCTGCAGTCAGGGCATTGTAATCCAGAAGGTCGGCTACCATTCGCTGCAACCGCCCAGCCTCCAGCAGGGCAATATCCAGAAATTCCACAGCTTCATCACCTTCAACGACCCCTTCGCGGACGGCATGCACCAGGCCTTTAATAGAAGTTACGGGTGTTTTCAACTCATGGGAGACTCCGGCCAGCATTACGGCTCGAGACTGCTCAAATTGCTGTAACTTGCCTGCCATCTCTTCAAAAGACATCATCAGCTCATGAATTTCCCGCTCTTTAGCATCCTTATCTAGAACGATATCATAACGGCCATGGCTGATTTGAGCCGCTGCCTCGACTACCTTCTGAATGGGTTTTGCCAGTTTACGAGATAAAAGGTAAATGGTTAGCCAACTTAAGATGATTAGAAACAGCAGCAGTATGGAGAAAAATATGATCTCCTCCTGTGGAATATGCCGCAGCGATTTTTTGGATTGCAGAACAATAACCTGTCCCAGTGTTTTGTCATCCGAATTTATGGAAGCCACAGCAGCTTTAAACTCCGGACTACGGGAGTCGTTCAGGCTATCATTAAGCTTATATCTCATTTCCTTGTCAGTTAGAGGTGGCAGGGAGAACAGCATTTGACCTTGTTGATCTGTAATGATCACGCACATCTCTATGGTTAACTTGAAAAACCGTTTCCGGTCTTCGATCAGCTTTTCGAGATTTTGGCTGATTTCAATGGAGCCTTCCATATTTAAGCTGCGATCTGCAATCTCCTGTGCCAAAAGCCCCGCAGTCTGCAGACGATTGCTCATAGCCTCCTGACGGATCCACCATAATGTAGCTAAAGCTGTGAGGAGCAGGCCTACACTAATAATGAGCAGATAACGTATCGTCCAGTAAGAAAGGATAGAGGTGCGTTTGGCGTTGTTTCTCTTTAAGTTGTCCATAATTGATATCCCGTCCCCCTTAGGGTACGGATTTCCCCCTCACTAGTAGGCCAGTGCGACAACGCTTGGCGTAGTCTTTTGATCGACAAATCTACCGCCCGGTCGCTTCCTTCATAATCCATTTCCCATACAAATTCTATTAATTGCTCACGCGTACAAATCTGATTAGGCCTTTCAGCGAGAAATAACAGCACTGACATATCCCGAGGACTAAGACTCAGCTCAGCCCCATTCAAAAAGACAGCACGTGCTGTGAAGTCGATAAACAAACTGCCATAATGCCGTTTACGGCTGCCATCTGACCACTGCGAGGGACGGCGTAAGACAGCGTTCACACGTGCCACCACTTCCTCGGGAATAAAAGGTTTAGACATATAATCATCCGCACCACCGTCGAGGCCGGCTAGCCGGTCATTGATCCCATCTCTTGCCGTCAGCATGATCACAGGGCAGCTGCTTTTTTCACGGATGAGCTTAAGCAGTTCAAAGCCGTCCATGTTTGGCAGCATGATGTCTAGTAATACTAATGAAGGAGGAGATATAGCAAAAGACTCCAGCGCAGCGCGTCCATCAGCTACACGGGTGACTTGAAAGCCTGCTTTTTTCAGATAAGCACTGAGGACCCTAGAGATGGCTTCTTCATCTTCTACAACAAGAATGGATTTCGTCAAATTGGAGTACCTCCAGTCCATAAAATTTACGACAAGTTTAACACATCATAGCCCGCTCTGCTCTGACTTCTTCCTGACATATTGCTTTGTTAGAATGAGGGACGAGCTTGAAAGCATACAGAAATTATGAATATTGGAGGGAACAGGATGAAGAGAAAAAGAATAGCCTTGATCGCTGCAGGAGTTATTATCGTAGGAGTAGTCACAGGTTATACATTACTGGATAAATCGCTGGGCAATAATGTAGAGATCGAGTCCGTGATTCCAAATCAAGCAACAACAGCAGGTGCTGGAGAGACAACAAATAACACTGGAGCATCAGCAGGGGTGGCGGTCACAGCCGAACAATTAAACGGGGATTGGACCCTTGCGGAGACCTCTAAAGTCTATTGGTCAGTGACGACCTCTAAAGAAACAGTAAACTTCGTAGACAACAAAGTTCAGGGCACCTGGAAGGTAAATATAGAGGATTCTACTTCGATGGCCGGGGAAGGGACAGTGGATATGAGCGCTCTGGATTCTGGCAATAGCCAACGGGACGAGCATGTAAAAGGAGAGGATTTTCTATCCGTTACGGAATTTCCACAATCCACGTTTGTAGTGAAGTCATTTTCGGAGCTGCCGGCAGAATGGACTGAAGGAGCAACTGTGCCTGTTGAAATGCAGGGGACGCTTACCGTAAAAGGAGTAGAAAAGGACGTCACCTTTCAGTCGCAAGCGGCGTATAGCGGGGGACAGTTGATGTTGTCGGGAACGACAACAGTAGCCTTTTCTGACTTTGGTCTAAGCAATCCCCACACCGTTGTGCTGGATACAGAAAATAATCTTGAGGTTCGCTTGGAGCTTGTGCTGACAAAATAGTAGCTCTTCCGTAAGGATAACGCTGCTGTGAATTTTATAGAGAGACTGTACTGAAGAGATTTTCCCAGGCCGTGTTGGCGTTTGGGAGAGTCTCTTTGGTTTGGAATGAATTGTATGTTTTAATAGTAGTATCTGTCGAATAACTAGCAATAGTGGAGGTGTTCTTTATGATCAAGGTGGCGGCAGCAATTATACATAATGTAGAAGGGCAGATTCTTATTGCCCGGCGGCGGCAAGGTAAATCGCAGGCAGGTCTGTGGGAATTTCCTGGTGGCAAAATAGAGCAGGATGAGAGCATCGCAGAGTGTCTGCAAAGAGAGCTTCAGGAAGAGATGGGCATCACAATCCTTCCCTATGAGAGCTTTGGCATAAACGAGCATAACTATGGAGAGATAAAGATCCAATTGATTGCTTGGAAAGCGCGGTATCAGGGAGGTGTAATTGATCTGGTGGATCACGACGAACATAGGTGGGTGCTTCCGGCTGAGCTGGGTCAGTTCATGTTTGCTCCGGCAGATCTTCCTTTTGTAGAACGTCTACTGATGGAATCAAAGCCGGATTGAAGGGAGATAGAATATAATATAGAAGAAAGGAAGAGCTTAAATGCCTGTATATGAAAAGCTAGTGCGTGACGGCATCCCCGATTTGATAGCTTCTCAAGGGAAAGATTTTAACACAAGGATATTAGAGTCCAAAGAATACATAACTGAACTACGTAAAAAATTGCAAGAAGAGTCGGAGGAATATTTTCAGGCAGCAAGTGATGAAGAAGCTTTGGAGGAGCTTGCCGATATGCTGGAAGTGATTCAGGCTCTGGCGGAGACACATGGGAGCAATAGCATGGAGCTGGAGAAGCAACGTGCAGAGAAAGCTAAACGTCGCGGTGGATTTAAGAAGGGGATATATCTGATTGAAGTGGAAGGAGAATAACGGGGAGATTATTTTTCCGCACAAGGAGGGTAAAACGTTGTTCAAAACCAAACTGACGATGATCTTAAGCAGTGTGGTGGCCTTGATTCCTGTAGCTATTTATTTATTCCTTTATTCCAAAATGCCGGATACCGTCCCGATTCATTATGATGGGAACATGGCTGATCGATTTGTAAGTAAAGCTAGTCTGGAGGTTATTTTGCAAAGCGGGCTGGGTTGTTTGGGATTCATAATCATGAAGCTTTTACAGTTCCTTTTGCAAAAAGCGTTTATTCAAAGCTCTAACGAGCACTCAGCGGCCTTGAGCAAGATCTGGAATATTGCTATTTTGGTGGTGACGGTGGTGTTTGCTGGCATCAGTTCCTATACATTCATTAGAATGGTCTGATAGAATTAAAGAGACTTAGCAGAAGGATTAGGAGGAACATGCAAATGAAAATGGACAACGCTTACAAGGTGAGATGGGGAATTATTAGCACAGGCTGGATTGCTCATCAATTTGTTACTGATTTGGCGCATGCCAGTAATGGTGTGGCTTATGCCGTTGGGTCAAGATCTCAGGAAAGTGCCGATGAATTTGCTAAAAATCATGGGATTCCGCATGCCTATGCAACCTATGAGGAATTGCTGAATGACCCAAATGTAGACGCGGTATATATTGGAACGCCGCATCCTTTTCACAAAGAAAATGCTTTAATGGCGCTGCGTGCAGGCAAAGCTGTCCTGTGTGAGAAACCTTTTACCGTAAACAGCGGTGAATTGGAAGAAGTTGTGGCCTATGCTAGAGCGCATAAGTTATTCCTGATGGAGGCGATGTGGAGTCGCTACATCCCGGCGATTGTAAAGGTTAGAGAATGGATTGCTGAGGGCAAGATCGGTGATGTTCGTTTGGTGAAGGCAGACCTAGGGTTTCGTACCGACTGGAACCCGGAAGGCAGATTGCTGAATCCGAAGCTGGGCGGGGGTGCGCTGCTGGATGTGGGGATTTATCCGGTTTCTTTTGCCTCCATGGTGTTTGGACCTCATCCTGAGTCTATTTCCAGCACAGTGCACATAGGTGAGACTGGAGTGGACGAGCATTTCTCGATGCTGCTGTCATATGGTAACGGGAAAACCGCTTCGTTGAACGGTGGTATTCGTCTTAACATGTTGGAGGAAGCGCATGTGTTTGGCACAGAAGGCCGTATTATTGTAGAGGGTACATTAGTGAACCCGAAATCGGCTGCGCTTTATATAGGAGATGAGAAGGTAGAGAGCTTTGTGGATGACCGTGCTTCTATTGGATATTGTTTTGAAGCGGAGGAAGTAGGACGGTGTCTTCAGGCAGGGCTTACAGAGAGTCCGGTGATGACATTGGATGAATCGTTAGCGATTCTGAAACTGCTGGATCAAGTGCGTGCACAGTGGGGGCTTAAATACCCTGGAGAGTAATTAAAATATAAATTAAACACCCCTCGGTGTAGTGCTGCACAAGTAGCTCCGAGGGGTGTTGTTATATTAACTAAGCTGCGCTAGTTCTGATTATTGGCGTTTTTGCCTGCCTGAACCCAGCCGGCCACTTCAACGGTACGCTTCGCTTGATGAAAAACAGCGTCACGGATCCGATCCTGATCTTCGATCATTTTACCGTCTCCATCTACGCTGACACTTGTTCCGTAAGGGTTGCCTCCCGCACCGAATGTGACTGGATCAGTATAACCGGGTGCTGCAACAATTGCTCCCCAGTGATACATCGACGTGTAGAGTGCCAAAATCGTAGCTTCTTGTCCACCATGCGGGTTCTGTGCTGAGCTCATGGCGCTGACGACTTTGTTTACTGTTAGTCCTTTGCCCCAAATGCCACCGGTTGTATCAATGAACTGCTTCATCTGGGAAGCAATGTTACCGTAACGGGTTGGGGAACTGAAAATAATCGCATCTGCTTCGACTATATCGTCGGGTGTGGCGACTGGGATATCTTTTGTTTCTTCAGCTAGGGCCTTCATGGCTGGATTTGCGGCGATTTTATCCTCGGGGACCAGTTCCTGCACCTTCAGCAGTTTTACCTCAGCTCCTGCTTTTTCTGCGCTTTCCGCGGCCCATTGTGCTAGCTGGTAGTTAGTTCCTGTGGCACTGTAGTAGATGACAGCTAATTTGATTTTTGACATGCTGTAGTCATTCCCTTCGAGTGTAGTTCCATACTATTAATTACCCTAATGGTGTCTTTATAACCCAGACTGAAATCAATCTATTCGAACTGGACAGACAGATGTCCACTTTGCCTGTGTATACTAAGTTCAATCACAGGAAATGAGGGAGAATGATGAATACTTATTTTGTAGAGAAAGCGAAAATGACCTTGGCTGGGGTTAGCATACGCACAACTAATGAAGTGGAAATGGGACCTGATGGAGGTTTGCCGCAGCTGTGGGAAACTTATTTTCAGAGTAATATTGCGGGGCAGGTAGCTACGGTAAATCCTGAGTATATCTATGCGTTGTATACGGATTATGAGAGTGATGCGAGCGGAGCATATACCGTTGTGATCGGGCATGAAGTAGCTGAGGAGAGACATTTAGAGGGAAACCAGCTAGAGGAAAACGGGCTAGAGGAAAGCGAGCTAGAGGAAAGCGAACTAGAGGAAAACGAGCTAGAGAAAAGCGAGCTAGAGGAAAGCGAGCTAGAGGAAAGCGAACTAGAGGAAAACGAGCTAGAGAAAAACGAGCTAGAGAAAAACCAACTAGAGGAAACCCAGTTCACCTATGCGGCTGTACCGGAGAGCAAATACATGGTTTTTACGACGAAAAAAGGTCCGGTATTTGAAGTGGTCGCGCAAGCGTGGGGGGAGATTTGGGCGTACTTTAAGGAGTCTAGGGAGGCAAGAACTTACACGGGGGATTTTGAGATTTATGATTCGCGAAATTTTGATCCTGCTGACACGCAGGTTGAGATTTATATTGCGATTGAATAGATTAGGGGAAAGATGGTTTTTATGTGCTTAGTGGGTTAAGTGCTTAAGCGGGAGGTTTTATAGGGAAAAGTTTTATTTTATAGGAAATTGTTTAAAGGGAAGTATTTTAGAGGGAAAAAGGGGTTTAAGGGAGTTGCTTCTGATAGTAGTACCAAGCAACTTGCGAGAGAAAGGGGGCTGCCGAGAGGTAGTCCCTATTTTTGCTGACGTGCCGGGTACCGAGGTGAAGGGTTACTTGACGGTGGAAGAGAATATGACAACTTAAAAGAATATATACATTTGAAAAGAATATATACATCTAAAAAATATGTACATCTAAAAAAATATGTACATCAGTAAAAAATAATGCACAACGACTCTTATCTCATATGGGGATGTGTTGTTAATCCTTGCTGAGGCTTGCATTTAGGCAGACGGGGGGAGACATAAGAGAAGCCCTAGAGTATATATACTTAACTAATGTGTCTGCGGAAAATTGTACGGTAAAAATCCCGTAGATTTGCTGGATTGAGACAAAGTGGCAGGAATGAACGGTATAAATCCCGTAGATTTTCTGGATTGGGCAGAATTGGAGGGATGAACGGGAAATATCCCGTAGATTTGCTGGGTTGAGCCAAAGTGGCGGAAATGTACGGTATAAATCCCGTAGATTTGCTGGATTGGGCAGAAGTAGAGGGAATGAACGGGAAATATCCCGTAGATTTGCTGGATTGGGCAGAAGTGGCGGGGATGTACGGTAGAAATCCCGCAGAATAGCTGGATTGAGACAAAGTGGCAGGAATGAACGGTATAAATCCCGTAGATTTTTTGGATTGGGCAGAAGTGGAGGGAATGAACGGGAAATATCCCGTAGATTTGCTGGGTTGAGCCAAAGTGGCGGAAATGTACGGTAGAAATCCCGTAGATTTGCTGGATTGGGCAGAAGTGGAGGGAATGAACGGGAAATATCCCGTAGATTTGCTGGGTTGAGCCAAAGTGGCGGAAATGTACGGTATAAATCCCGTAGATTTGCTGGATTG
It contains:
- a CDS encoding DUF1648 domain-containing protein — its product is MFKTKLTMILSSVVALIPVAIYLFLYSKMPDTVPIHYDGNMADRFVSKASLEVILQSGLGCLGFIIMKLLQFLLQKAFIQSSNEHSAALSKIWNIAILVVTVVFAGISSYTFIRMV
- a CDS encoding Gfo/Idh/MocA family protein: MKMDNAYKVRWGIISTGWIAHQFVTDLAHASNGVAYAVGSRSQESADEFAKNHGIPHAYATYEELLNDPNVDAVYIGTPHPFHKENALMALRAGKAVLCEKPFTVNSGELEEVVAYARAHKLFLMEAMWSRYIPAIVKVREWIAEGKIGDVRLVKADLGFRTDWNPEGRLLNPKLGGGALLDVGIYPVSFASMVFGPHPESISSTVHIGETGVDEHFSMLLSYGNGKTASLNGGIRLNMLEEAHVFGTEGRIIVEGTLVNPKSAALYIGDEKVESFVDDRASIGYCFEAEEVGRCLQAGLTESPVMTLDESLAILKLLDQVRAQWGLKYPGE
- the wrbA gene encoding NAD(P)H:quinone oxidoreductase type IV; this encodes MSKIKLAVIYYSATGTNYQLAQWAAESAEKAGAEVKLLKVQELVPEDKIAANPAMKALAEETKDIPVATPDDIVEADAIIFSSPTRYGNIASQMKQFIDTTGGIWGKGLTVNKVVSAMSSAQNPHGGQEATILALYTSMYHWGAIVAAPGYTDPVTFGAGGNPYGTSVSVDGDGKMIEDQDRIRDAVFHQAKRTVEVAGWVQAGKNANNQN
- a CDS encoding GyrI-like domain-containing protein: MMNTYFVEKAKMTLAGVSIRTTNEVEMGPDGGLPQLWETYFQSNIAGQVATVNPEYIYALYTDYESDASGAYTVVIGHEVAEERHLEGNQLEENGLEESELEESELEENELEKSELEESELEESELEENELEKNELEKNQLEETQFTYAAVPESKYMVFTTKKGPVFEVVAQAWGEIWAYFKESREARTYTGDFEIYDSRNFDPADTQVEIYIAIE